The following coding sequences lie in one Zingiber officinale cultivar Zhangliang chromosome 2B, Zo_v1.1, whole genome shotgun sequence genomic window:
- the LOC122047266 gene encoding 3-ketoacyl-CoA synthase 12-like: MELLSMASAFMLFYCFLNIAWVVFRRWRDRRCYLVDYVCFKPSDDRKISTEFSGKIVERNRRLGFPEYKFLLKVIVNSGIGEETYGPMNIVEGREESCTFSDGLAEMDSCLDSTLDELFKRAAASGVTPRDVDVLVVNVSMFAPAPSLASRIVRRYGMREDVKAFNLAGMGCSGSLISLDLVWNVFQVRGKTTAVVLTSESIGPNWYCGRDKSMMLGNCLFRSGGCAMLLSNDPAMRRRSKMSLRSLVRTHIGANDDAHNCAAQLEDDEGLVGFFLGKDLPKAAVRSFTDNLQRLLPKVLPTRELILFAARTAKQRLKWLNKAGAAPAATRINFKSGIDHFCLHPGGAAVIEGVGRNMGLSAYELEPSRMTLHRWGNTSASSLWYVLAYMEAKRRLRKRHRVLMVTFGAGFKCNSCVWEVERDLDDEGAWEDCIHSYPPKTLANPYFEKYGWINNEQ; this comes from the exons atgGAGTTGTTGTCGATGGCGTCCGCCTTCATGCTcttttactgcttcttaaacaTTGCATGGGTTGTTTTCCGGCGGTGGCGCGACCGACGGTGCTACCTGGTGGATTATGTGTGTTTCAAGCCCTCCGACGACCGGAAAATCTCGACGGAGTTCAGCGGTAAGATCGTGGAGAGGAACCGGCGGCTGGGGTTCCCGGAGTACAAGTTCCTGCTCAAGGTGATCGTCAACTCCGGCATCGGGGAGGAGACGTACGGCCCGATGAACATCGTGGAGGGGCGGGAGGAGAGCTGCACCTTCAGCGACGGCCTGGCGGAAATGGACTCCTGCCTGGACAGCACCCTGGACGAGCTGTTCAAGCGGGCGGCGGCGTCGGGGGTGACGCCGCGGGACGTGGACGTGTTGGTGGTGAACGTGTCGATGTTCGCGCCGGCGCCGTCGCTGGCGTCGAGGATCGTGCGGCGGTACGGCATGCGGGAGGACGTGAAGGCGTTCAACCTCGCCGGGATGGGGTGCAGCGGCAGCCTCATCTCGCTGGACCTCGTCTGGAACGTGTTCCAGGTGAGGGGGAAGACTACGGCGGTGGTGCTGACGTCGGAGTCGATCGGGCCCAACTGGTACTGCGGCAGAGACAAGTCGATGATGCTGGGGAACTGCCTGTTCCGCTCCGGCGGGTGCGCGATGCTGCTCTCCAATGATCCGGCGATGCGGCGGCGGTCCAAGATGAGCCTGCGGAGCCTCGTGCGCACCCACATCGGAGCCAACGACGACGCGCACAACTGTGCCGCTCAGCTGGAGGACGACGAAGGCCTCGTCGGCTTCTTCCTCGGCAAAGATCTCCCCAAG GCAGCCGTTCGATCCTTCACCGACAACCTCCAGCGTCTCCTCCCCAAAGTCCTCCCCACCCGGGAGCTCATCCTCTTCGCCGCCCGGACGGCGAAGCAGCGGCTGAAGTGGCTGAACAAGGCCGGGGCGGCGCCGGCGGCGACGCGCATCAACTTCAAGTCCGGCATCGACCACTTCTGCCTCCACCCCGGCGGCGCCGCCGTCATCGAGGGCGTCGGCCGCAACATGGGGCTCTCCGCCTACGAACTGGAGCCGTCGCGCATGACCCTCCACCGCTGGGGCAACACCTCCGCCAGCAGCCTCTGGTACGTCCTCGCCTACATGGAGGCGAAGCGCCGCCTGCGGAAGCGCCACCGCGTGCTCATGGTCACCTTCGGCGCCGGCTTCAAGTGCAACAGCTGCGTGTGGGAGGTGGAGCGCGACCTCGACGACGAAGGAGCTTGGGAGGACTGCATCCACAGCTACCCTCCCAAGACCCTGGCCAACCCCTACTTCGAAAAGTACGGCTGGATCAACAATGAGCAGTAG
- the LOC122047268 gene encoding uncharacterized protein LOC122047268 isoform X1: protein MGDSMSYSSTPSSMKELWWSEFKRIYNWDLAYEFEIKKNFKKKCGDHIRHTLSHAKQRGKKPLCIREDNWTKINNFWSTNESKQRSQQNKLNQSYNSGDFSATYAGGSINIDEHRRRMTKDMGKEPSFIETFTKTFTKKDKSWSGARAKAIKDKYDELEIAHRSSCASEETESSVGNNLDLWLEASGGQKGGRILGMSSLSKNHRVSRKSFSTPTAVTTQINSLTEEVSHLKGIILERDEERRVRDAEMRALRQQQNLIMKHLQLSSAPSDFGDDGDDGGDGDDGGDGSS from the exons ATGGGGGATTCTATGTCTTATTCAAGCACTCCATCATCAATGAAAGAGTTATGGTGGAGCGAGTTTAAG CGGATATATAATTGGGACCTTGCATATGAATTCGAAATTAAGAAGAACTTCAAGAaaaaatgtggcgatcacattcGTCATACTCTTAGTCATGCTAAACAAAGGGGTAAAAAGCCACTTTGTATCAGAGAGGATAATTGGACTAAGATCAACAATTTTTGGTCAACCAACGAAAGCAAACAACGAAGTCAACAGAATAAATTAAATCAATCTTATAATTCTGGAGACTTCTCTGCTACATATGCGGGAGGTTCAATTAATATCGATGAGCATCGACGCAGAATG ACCAAAGATATGGGGAAAGAACCTTCATTCATTGAAACTTTCACCAAAACTTTTACAAAAAAGGATAAGTCTTGGAGTGGGGCTAGAGCAAAAGCAATAAAG GACAAATACGATGAGCTCGAGATAGCACATAGAAGTTCATGTGCTAGTGAGGAAACTGAGTCATCTGTTGGTAATAATTTGGATTTGTGGTTGGAGGCTAGTGGAGGACAAAAAGGAGGAAGGATATTGGGAATGAGTTCTTTAAGCAAAAATCATAGAGTTTCCCGTAAATCCTTTTCCACCCCAACAGCAGTCACGACTCAGATCAATTCCTTGACTGAAGAGGTTTCACATTTAAAGGGCATAATATTAGAAAGAGATGAAGAAAGAAGAGTTAGAGATGCAGAAATGAGAGCTCTCCGTCAACaacaaaatttaattatgaaacaTCTTCAGTTAAGTTCCGCTCCTTCCGATTTTGGTGACGATGGCGACGATGGTGGCGATGGCGACGATGGTGGCGATGGATCTTCTT GA